The proteins below are encoded in one region of Desulfatiglans anilini DSM 4660:
- the lon gene encoding endopeptidase La: MFKVTNKDAAGEGMTERSYYPLLPLRDVVVFPNVVVPLFVGREKSISALEFAMSHQKEIFLASQKDAKVDEPAPKDIYTIGTLSSVLQLLKLPDGTVKALIEGKARGRIDHFLDKQDFFMVEVSRLSDQRETDEETIALMRSISVGFEEYAKLNTKISQEVVSTVTGIEDPVRMGDTIAGHLSLKVSDKQRLLEIPDLNARLQELFEKLNGEINILRLEQRLRSRVKKQMEKTQKDYYLNEQMRAIQKEMGTKDDFKAELDELEKKIKAKRLPKEAHTRIRQEFKKLKMMSPMSAEATVVRNYIDWMLSLPWLEKTKEKLDIEEAERILEEDHYGLEKPKQRILEYLAVQRLTKKIKGPILCLVGPPGVGKTSLAKSVARATGRNFVRLSLGGVRDEAEIRGHRRTYIGALPGKILQLLKKAKSNNPVFCLDEVDKMSMDFRGDPSAALLEVLDPEQNNAFNDHYLDLDYDLSDIFFITTANNLHNIPPPLQDRMEIIRLAGYTELEKLSIAKYFLIKKQVEQNGLDPKNIRFSDKAVLDIIRHYTREAGVRNLEREISSICRKVAKEVVRRGKGTSVTLTAQSLHKYLGVQKFHYGRAEEKDAIGVTTGLAWTDFGGELLQTETTIMPGKGSLVLTGKLGDVMQESAQAALSYVRSRTRQLRLPDNFYEKIDIHIHVPEGATPKDGPSAGITLATSIVSVLTRRPVRSTLAMTGEITLRGRILPIGGLKEKILAAHRAGLSKVLIPFENKKDIEEIPKKILRKVELVLVNHMDDVLREALVVPEGESLFATQDECEPFYLAPCEERKNDPGSELIAH, from the coding sequence ATGTTTAAAGTGACGAATAAAGATGCCGCCGGTGAGGGGATGACCGAGAGGTCTTACTACCCTCTCCTGCCGCTCCGTGATGTGGTGGTCTTTCCGAATGTGGTGGTGCCGCTTTTCGTGGGCCGGGAAAAATCCATCAGTGCGCTCGAGTTCGCCATGAGCCACCAGAAGGAGATCTTCCTGGCGTCGCAAAAGGACGCCAAGGTGGATGAACCCGCCCCGAAGGACATTTACACCATCGGGACCCTCAGCTCCGTGCTGCAGCTCCTGAAGCTGCCGGACGGGACGGTCAAGGCCCTGATCGAAGGGAAGGCCAGGGGCCGGATCGACCACTTTCTGGACAAGCAGGATTTCTTCATGGTCGAGGTCTCGCGGCTGTCGGACCAGCGTGAAACCGACGAGGAGACCATCGCCCTGATGCGCAGCATCAGCGTCGGCTTCGAGGAGTATGCGAAGCTCAACACCAAGATCAGCCAGGAGGTCGTCTCCACGGTCACCGGCATCGAGGATCCGGTGCGGATGGGGGACACGATTGCGGGGCATCTCTCGCTGAAGGTCTCCGACAAACAGCGCCTGCTCGAGATCCCGGACCTGAATGCGCGGCTCCAGGAGCTTTTTGAAAAGCTCAACGGAGAGATCAACATCCTGCGGCTCGAGCAGCGGCTGCGCAGCCGGGTCAAGAAGCAGATGGAGAAGACCCAGAAGGACTACTATCTGAATGAGCAGATGCGGGCCATTCAGAAGGAGATGGGCACCAAGGACGACTTCAAGGCCGAGTTGGACGAACTCGAAAAGAAGATCAAGGCGAAGCGCCTCCCGAAAGAGGCCCACACGCGGATCCGGCAGGAGTTCAAGAAGCTCAAGATGATGTCGCCCATGTCCGCCGAGGCGACGGTCGTCCGCAACTACATCGACTGGATGCTGTCGCTCCCCTGGCTGGAGAAGACGAAAGAGAAGCTCGACATCGAAGAGGCCGAAAGGATCCTCGAGGAAGACCACTACGGCCTCGAGAAGCCGAAGCAGCGGATCCTGGAATATCTGGCGGTCCAGCGCCTGACGAAGAAGATCAAGGGCCCGATCCTGTGTCTGGTCGGACCTCCGGGGGTCGGGAAGACCTCGCTGGCGAAATCCGTCGCGAGGGCGACCGGCCGGAACTTCGTCCGGCTTTCCCTGGGGGGCGTGCGGGACGAGGCCGAGATCCGTGGACACCGGCGGACCTACATCGGGGCGTTGCCGGGCAAGATCCTTCAGCTTCTCAAAAAGGCCAAATCCAACAATCCGGTGTTCTGCCTGGACGAGGTGGACAAGATGAGCATGGACTTCCGGGGGGACCCCTCCGCCGCCCTGCTCGAGGTGCTCGACCCGGAGCAGAACAACGCCTTCAACGATCATTATTTGGACCTGGATTACGATCTGTCCGACATCTTCTTCATCACGACCGCCAACAACCTGCACAACATCCCGCCGCCGCTTCAGGACCGGATGGAGATCATCCGCCTGGCCGGCTACACGGAGCTCGAGAAGCTGAGCATCGCCAAGTACTTCCTGATCAAGAAGCAGGTCGAGCAGAACGGTCTGGACCCGAAGAACATCCGCTTTTCCGACAAGGCCGTCCTGGACATCATCCGGCACTACACCCGGGAGGCCGGGGTGCGGAACCTCGAACGCGAGATCTCTTCGATCTGCCGCAAGGTCGCCAAGGAGGTCGTGCGCCGGGGGAAGGGGACATCGGTCACCCTAACGGCCCAGTCCCTTCACAAGTACCTGGGGGTGCAGAAATTCCACTACGGGCGGGCCGAGGAAAAGGACGCCATCGGCGTCACCACCGGGCTTGCCTGGACGGACTTCGGCGGCGAACTGCTCCAGACCGAGACGACCATCATGCCGGGCAAGGGAAGCCTGGTCTTGACGGGAAAGCTCGGGGACGTCATGCAGGAATCGGCGCAGGCGGCCCTCAGCTACGTGCGCTCCCGGACGCGGCAGCTGCGCCTCCCGGACAACTTCTACGAAAAGATCGACATCCACATCCACGTCCCTGAAGGGGCCACGCCCAAGGACGGGCCCTCGGCCGGGATTACCCTGGCGACCTCGATCGTCTCGGTATTGACCCGCCGGCCCGTCAGGAGCACCCTGGCGATGACCGGCGAGATCACCCTGCGCGGACGGATCCTGCCGATCGGCGGCCTCAAGGAGAAGATCCTCGCCGCCCACCGTGCGGGTCTTTCCAAGGTCCTGATCCCCTTCGAGAACAAGAAGGATATCGAGGAGATCCCCAAGAAGATCCTCCGCAAGGTGGAGCTCGTCCTGGTCAACCACATGGACGATGTCCTGCGTGAGGCGCTCGTGGTGCCCGAAGGGGAATCCCTCTTCGCGACCCAGGATGAGTGTGAACCCTTTTACCTGGCGCCCTGTGAGGAGCGCAAGAACGATCCGGGATCGGAGTTGATCGCCCATTGA
- the clpX gene encoding ATP-dependent Clp protease ATP-binding subunit ClpX codes for MSKHHDSGDDLLCSFCGKSQDEVKKLIAGPSVYICDECIQLCNEIIAEEYTQDADGRSTKDLPKPSEIKKILDEYVIEQDKPKKVLSVAVHNHYKRIATKIDMEGVEIEKSNILLIGPTGSGKTLLAQTLARILKVPFTVADATTLTEAGYVGEDVENIILNLVQMADYDVEAACKGIVYIDEIDKIARKSDSPSITRDVSGEGVQQALLKIIEGTMANVPPKGGRKHPQQDFVKVDTSNILFICGGTFNGLDKIIRGRVNSKMMGFEADIKRKEEMDINKTMTLVQPEDLIRFGMIPEFIGRIPIITTLDQLSLDALVRILSEPKNALLKQYQKLFELEGVKLKVTDGALLAIAQEAIKRKSGARGLRSILESVMLDIMYDIPSTPGVHECVISEDVILKGENPLLIYENQVGYA; via the coding sequence ATGAGCAAACATCACGATTCCGGCGACGACCTCTTATGCTCCTTCTGCGGAAAAAGCCAGGACGAGGTCAAGAAGCTGATCGCGGGGCCCTCCGTGTACATCTGTGATGAGTGCATTCAGCTGTGCAACGAGATCATCGCGGAGGAGTACACGCAGGATGCGGACGGCCGCAGCACGAAGGATCTGCCCAAGCCGTCGGAGATCAAGAAGATCCTCGACGAGTACGTGATCGAACAGGACAAGCCGAAGAAGGTCCTGTCCGTGGCGGTCCACAACCATTACAAACGCATCGCCACCAAGATCGACATGGAAGGGGTCGAGATCGAGAAGAGCAACATCCTCCTGATCGGACCGACCGGTTCGGGCAAGACCCTCCTGGCGCAGACCCTGGCCAGGATCTTGAAGGTGCCCTTCACGGTCGCGGATGCAACGACCCTGACGGAGGCCGGGTACGTGGGCGAGGACGTGGAGAACATCATCCTGAACCTCGTTCAGATGGCGGATTACGACGTCGAGGCGGCCTGCAAGGGGATCGTTTACATCGACGAGATCGACAAGATCGCCCGCAAATCCGACAGCCCGTCGATTACGCGTGACGTCTCCGGCGAGGGGGTGCAGCAGGCGCTCCTGAAGATCATCGAGGGGACGATGGCCAACGTGCCGCCGAAGGGCGGGCGGAAGCATCCGCAGCAGGATTTCGTCAAGGTCGACACCAGCAATATCCTCTTCATCTGCGGCGGGACGTTCAACGGCCTCGACAAGATCATCCGAGGCCGCGTGAACAGCAAGATGATGGGCTTCGAGGCGGACATCAAGCGCAAAGAAGAGATGGACATCAATAAGACCATGACCCTGGTCCAGCCGGAAGACCTGATCCGCTTCGGGATGATTCCGGAGTTCATCGGCCGCATCCCCATCATCACCACACTCGATCAGTTGAGCCTCGATGCCCTGGTCCGGATCCTGAGCGAACCGAAGAATGCACTTCTGAAGCAGTATCAGAAGCTCTTCGAACTCGAAGGGGTCAAGCTCAAGGTGACCGACGGCGCCCTTCTGGCCATAGCGCAGGAGGCCATCAAGCGCAAATCGGGCGCCCGCGGACTGCGCTCCATCCTGGAGTCCGTCATGCTCGACATCATGTACGACATCCCGTCGACACCGGGCGTGCATGAGTGCGTGATCAGCGAAGATGTGATCCTGAAAGGGGAGAACCCTCTTCTCATCTATGAAAACCAAGTTGGATATGCGTAA
- the tig gene encoding trigger factor, producing MRTQVEDISAVKKRLVVEIDAAEVDKELNEAYKRLGKTTKLPGFRPGKIPRTVLESYFGRQVREDVARDLINHTISEALNEAQTFPIGAPILEKEDLKPGEGFQYSAVMEVRPVIQLPEYEGIEVQKEVLQVTDQDVENQLERIRQGNGKLETIEEDRAIQTGDYVVVDYEVYDGEEPVEGFAATDAVIKVGTHEFDAAVEEALIGARKGEEKGVTVHFGDHHPRVDLAGKDVLFKVRVKELKSLDLPAVDDAFVEGLGADFKTVDDLKAKIREEIRTAEVRRIDQEVKQRLIEKIAEKVEVELPPVLVESELEMRIENLKQSLKRSGADPEQAGLTDDRMRVDLRPVSEKRVKNMLILGDIAREKGLNVEEEDLEEHFASLAASTGQDAAILRRYYEARELLDGLRQQLLEEKTLKYLVEHARILEVERSVLTGNAAK from the coding sequence ATGAGAACCCAGGTGGAAGACATCAGTGCGGTCAAGAAGAGACTGGTGGTGGAGATCGATGCGGCGGAGGTGGACAAGGAATTGAACGAGGCCTACAAGCGCCTCGGCAAGACAACCAAGCTCCCGGGATTTCGTCCCGGCAAGATACCGCGCACCGTGCTCGAAAGCTATTTCGGCCGTCAGGTCCGGGAGGATGTGGCGAGAGACCTCATCAACCACACGATATCCGAAGCGCTCAACGAAGCGCAGACCTTCCCGATCGGTGCGCCGATCCTCGAGAAGGAAGACCTGAAGCCCGGCGAGGGTTTCCAGTACAGTGCCGTGATGGAGGTCCGGCCCGTCATTCAGCTGCCGGAATACGAGGGGATCGAGGTCCAGAAAGAGGTCCTTCAGGTGACCGACCAGGACGTCGAGAATCAGCTCGAGCGGATCAGGCAGGGGAACGGGAAGCTGGAGACGATCGAAGAGGACAGGGCGATCCAGACGGGTGACTACGTCGTGGTGGACTACGAGGTCTACGACGGTGAGGAGCCGGTCGAAGGTTTCGCGGCCACCGATGCCGTGATCAAGGTCGGGACGCACGAGTTCGACGCCGCTGTCGAAGAGGCCTTGATCGGGGCGCGGAAAGGCGAGGAGAAAGGGGTCACGGTCCATTTCGGCGACCACCACCCGCGGGTGGATCTGGCCGGCAAGGATGTCCTTTTCAAGGTGCGTGTGAAGGAACTGAAGTCCCTCGATCTTCCGGCCGTCGATGACGCCTTTGTGGAGGGCCTGGGGGCTGATTTCAAGACCGTCGACGACTTGAAGGCGAAAATCAGGGAGGAAATTCGGACGGCCGAGGTGCGGCGGATCGACCAGGAGGTGAAGCAGCGGCTGATCGAGAAGATCGCCGAAAAGGTCGAGGTCGAGCTGCCCCCTGTGCTGGTGGAATCCGAACTGGAGATGCGGATCGAAAACCTCAAACAGAGCCTCAAGCGCTCCGGAGCCGACCCTGAACAGGCCGGTCTGACCGACGATCGCATGAGGGTCGATCTCAGGCCCGTTTCCGAGAAGCGTGTGAAGAATATGCTCATCCTCGGCGACATCGCCAGGGAAAAAGGCCTGAATGTGGAAGAAGAGGACTTGGAGGAGCACTTCGCCTCGCTCGCGGCGTCGACCGGTCAGGACGCGGCGATCCTGCGGAGATACTATGAAGCCAGGGAGCTTCTGGACGGCCTCAGGCAGCAGCTGCTGGAGGAAAAAACGTTGAAGTACCTGGTTGAGCATGCTAGGATTTTAGAAGTAGAACGAAGTGTTCTAACCGGAAATGCAGCAAAATAA
- the clpP gene encoding ATP-dependent Clp endopeptidase proteolytic subunit ClpP — MLIPIVVEQSNRGERAYDIYSRLLKDRIIFMGEQVIDATANTVIAQMLFLESEDPAKDIHLYINSPGGSVTAGLAIYDTMQYIKPEVMTICMGQTSSMAALLLAAGAKGKRYALPHARIMIHQPLGGAQGQATDISIHAREILKVRETLNQILAAHTGQGMERINQDTERDFFMTAEEAKAYGIIDKVITRREMAGLSEHTDGR; from the coding sequence ATGCTGATACCTATTGTTGTCGAACAGTCGAACCGCGGCGAGCGGGCTTACGATATCTACTCGAGGCTCCTCAAGGACAGGATCATCTTCATGGGCGAACAGGTCATAGACGCCACGGCCAACACGGTCATCGCCCAGATGCTCTTCCTCGAATCGGAGGACCCGGCCAAGGATATTCACCTGTATATCAACTCGCCCGGGGGTTCTGTCACCGCCGGTCTGGCGATATACGACACCATGCAATACATCAAGCCCGAAGTGATGACGATCTGCATGGGGCAGACAAGCAGCATGGCTGCCCTGCTCCTGGCGGCCGGTGCCAAGGGAAAGCGCTATGCGCTCCCGCACGCGCGGATCATGATCCACCAGCCTCTTGGCGGGGCGCAGGGTCAGGCGACAGACATCAGCATCCACGCCAGAGAGATCCTCAAGGTGCGGGAGACCCTCAATCAGATCCTGGCCGCCCATACAGGGCAGGGCATGGAGCGCATAAACCAGGACACGGAACGGGATTTTTTCATGACCGCCGAAGAGGCCAAAGCCTATGGTATCATCGACAAGGTCATCACCCGCAGGGAAATGGCGGGTCTATCGGAACATACTGACGGAAGGTAA